A stretch of the Macrobrachium nipponense isolate FS-2020 chromosome 23, ASM1510439v2, whole genome shotgun sequence genome encodes the following:
- the LOC135202008 gene encoding uncharacterized protein LOC135202008 — translation MEWHRSTCVTLIAEYEKRPVLWDPEHGSYFNKTKKLEQWEEVAQVIGCTVEEVKRKMDSLLGSFRRERAKANRHKGSDKGGLKPFVSKWFAYKPMAFLLERDDPRPSSPAAAKECPRPPTGMEANRDATGTSHLEQRQEPRASSCPTGTEGDRERNVVKKKKLQHTKKTSSTFQDGIAFLNVPRDDNQIFGEFVAAELRQIRSDERRRRLKLAIQKAIVAMGEEGDAELSS, via the exons ATGGAGTGGCATCGCAGTACGTGTGTGACTTTGATAGCCGAGTATGAGAAGCGTCCTGTTCTGTGGGATCCCGAACACGGATCCTATTTCAACAAGACGAAGAAACTGGAGCAGTGGGAGGAAGTGGCTCAGGTCATAGGATGCACCGTGGAGGAGGTCAAGAGGAAGATGGACAGTCTGCTCGGCAGCTTCAGAAGGGAGCGGGCGAAGGCAAACAGGCACAAAGGAAGCGACAAAG GTGGCCTGAAACCCTTCGTTTCCAAATGGTTCGCGTACAAGCCGATGGCTTTCTTGCTGGAGAGAGACGATCCAAGACCTTCTTCCCCCGCAGCTGCCAAAGAG tgTCCTCGCCCTCCGACGGGGATGGAAGCCAACAGGGACGCCACCGGGACCTCCCACCTGGAGCAGCGCCAGGAACCCAGGGCGTCGTCGTGTCCTACGGGGACAGAGGGCGACAGGGAGCGGAATgtcgtcaagaagaagaaattacaaCACACGAAGAAGACTTCCTCCACATTCCAGGACGGAATCGCCTTCCTGAACGTTCCGCGTGACGACAACCAGATCTTCGGAGAATTCGTGGCTGCGGAACTGCGCCAAATACGCTCCGACGAAAGGAGGAGACGGCTCAAGCTCGCCATCCAGAAGGCCATCGTTGccatgggggaggagggggacgCCGAACTCTCCTCCTAG